Proteins encoded within one genomic window of Streptomyces sp. NBC_01314:
- the mmuM gene encoding homocysteine S-methyltransferase, with protein sequence MTSNAPGSFPHIPGPPVGPFAAALAADVLVLDGGMSNQLASAGHDLSDELWSARLLAERPEAITEAHLAYFEAGADVAITSSYQATFEGFTKRGIRRERAAELIHLSVDLVLDAAMEATAKGITRPLWAAASVGPYGAMLADGSEYRGRYGLSVAELEGFHRPRLEVLAAAHPDVLAMETIPDTDEAEALLRAIRGLDVPAWLSYTVAGDRTRAGQPLEEAFALAADAEEVVAVGVNCCSPDDVDGAIETAVRVTGKPVVVYPNSGETWDASARAWTGRTTFTTAQVEGWRAAGARLIGGCCRVGPEAISAITRTLR encoded by the coding sequence ATGACCAGCAACGCACCCGGCAGCTTCCCCCACATCCCCGGTCCTCCCGTCGGTCCCTTCGCCGCGGCCCTCGCCGCCGATGTCCTCGTCCTCGACGGCGGCATGTCCAACCAACTGGCGTCGGCAGGACACGACCTGAGCGACGAACTGTGGTCGGCGCGACTGCTCGCGGAGCGGCCGGAAGCCATCACCGAGGCCCATCTCGCCTACTTCGAGGCGGGCGCGGACGTGGCGATCACCTCCAGCTACCAGGCCACCTTCGAGGGCTTCACCAAGCGCGGGATCCGGCGCGAACGAGCGGCCGAACTCATACACCTGAGTGTCGATCTGGTCCTGGACGCGGCGATGGAGGCCACCGCGAAGGGCATCACGCGTCCCCTGTGGGCGGCGGCCTCGGTCGGCCCGTACGGGGCCATGCTCGCGGACGGCTCCGAGTACCGGGGCCGGTACGGGCTGAGCGTGGCCGAACTGGAAGGGTTCCACCGGCCCCGCCTCGAGGTGCTGGCCGCCGCCCACCCCGACGTCCTGGCTATGGAGACGATCCCGGACACCGACGAGGCCGAGGCGCTGCTGCGGGCGATCCGCGGACTGGACGTGCCCGCCTGGCTGTCGTACACCGTCGCCGGCGACCGCACCCGCGCCGGGCAGCCGCTGGAGGAAGCCTTCGCGCTCGCCGCCGACGCCGAGGAGGTCGTCGCCGTGGGCGTGAACTGCTGCTCGCCCGACGACGTGGACGGCGCGATCGAGACGGCCGTCCGGGTCACCGGCAAACCTGTCGTCGTCTACCCGAACAGCGGTGAGACCTGGGACGCGTCCGCGCGGGCCTGGACCGGGCGGACGACGTTCACCACCGCGCAGGTCGAGGGGTGGCGGGCGGCCGGGGCCCGGCTGATCGGCGGGTGCTGCCGGGTGGGCCCCGAGGCGATCTCGGCGATCACGAGGACACTGCGCTGA
- a CDS encoding LacI family DNA-binding transcriptional regulator — MTRKNVDGGGRSTIRDVAARAGVSAATVSRVLGGVYPVSAATRTQVLRAVRELDYVADARAKAIAGVGTPTLGFVLDDITGPSFALMAHGVEREATRLGHLCLVCSTDGDAAHELEFIETMRAQRAAAVILVGGGVDTPEYRSRTARVADGLAAAGSRLVLCGRPPLDPGAPVTVIEYDNEGGAYALCSHVLSQGHRRILFLGGMPEHSTAQGRERGYLTAHRARGVETDPALRLAGDFTRDSGYRSMRRALQVGLDFTAVMAATDMVAAGALTALREAGMSVPGDVSLVGYDDIPFARDLYPPLTTVRVPYEELGRLAVRTALERGRGRDVPPDEHLLLGTHVVVRESVGVVGGGFASAG; from the coding sequence ATGACGAGGAAGAACGTTGATGGCGGGGGCCGCAGCACGATCCGGGACGTCGCCGCGCGCGCCGGTGTCTCGGCGGCGACGGTGTCGCGGGTGCTCGGCGGGGTCTACCCGGTGAGCGCGGCCACCCGTACGCAGGTGCTGCGGGCCGTCCGCGAACTGGACTACGTCGCCGACGCCCGCGCCAAGGCGATCGCCGGCGTCGGCACCCCCACCCTCGGGTTCGTCCTCGACGACATCACCGGCCCCTCGTTCGCGCTGATGGCGCACGGCGTGGAGCGCGAGGCGACCCGGCTCGGGCATCTCTGCCTGGTGTGCAGCACCGACGGTGACGCGGCGCACGAGCTGGAATTCATCGAGACGATGCGGGCGCAGCGGGCCGCCGCGGTCATCCTGGTCGGCGGCGGCGTGGACACCCCCGAGTACCGCTCGCGCACCGCCCGGGTCGCCGACGGGCTGGCGGCCGCCGGATCACGGCTCGTACTGTGCGGTCGCCCGCCGCTGGACCCCGGCGCCCCGGTCACAGTCATCGAGTACGACAACGAGGGCGGCGCCTACGCCCTGTGCTCGCACGTCCTCTCCCAGGGCCACCGGCGGATCCTCTTCCTCGGTGGCATGCCGGAACACTCGACCGCGCAGGGGCGTGAGCGGGGGTATCTGACGGCACATCGCGCGCGGGGTGTCGAGACGGACCCGGCGCTGCGGCTGGCCGGGGACTTCACGCGGGACTCCGGGTACCGGTCGATGCGGCGGGCGTTGCAGGTGGGGCTCGACTTCACCGCGGTGATGGCGGCGACCGACATGGTGGCGGCGGGGGCGCTCACCGCGCTGCGCGAAGCCGGGATGTCGGTGCCGGGGGATGTGTCCCTCGTGGGCTACGACGACATTCCGTTCGCGCGGGATCTGTATCCGCCGCTGACGACCGTGCGGGTGCCGTACGAGGAACTGGGGCGGCTCGCTGTGCGGACGGCGTTGGAGCGGGGGCGGGGGCGCGATGTGCCGCCCGACGAGCATTTGTTGTTGGGGACGCATGTCGTGGTGCGTGAATCGGTGGGGGTGGTGGGGGGCGGCTTCGCGTCTGCCGGGTGA
- a CDS encoding ABC transporter permease, which yields MSTFSLAVRDSSTMLRRNLLHARRYPSLTLNLLLTPIMLLLLFVYIFGDVMSAGIGGSDRSDYIAYIVPGILMMTIGGTVVGTAVSVSTDMNEGIIARFRTMAIHRGSVLIGHVVGSVLQCVASVVLVGAVGVAIGFRSTDATVLEWLAAFGLLALFSLALTWIAVGMGLSSPNAEAAANSAQPLILLPLISSAFIPADTMPGWFQPIAEYQPFTPAIETLRGLLLGTEIGHNGWLALAWCLGLAVLGYFWSASRFNSDPK from the coding sequence ATGAGCACCTTCTCCCTCGCCGTGCGCGACTCGTCCACGATGCTGCGCCGCAACCTCCTGCACGCGCGCCGCTACCCCTCCCTCACCCTGAACCTGCTCCTGACCCCGATCATGTTGCTGCTGCTCTTCGTCTACATCTTCGGCGACGTGATGAGCGCGGGCATCGGGGGCAGCGACCGCTCCGACTACATCGCCTACATCGTCCCGGGCATCCTGATGATGACCATCGGCGGCACCGTCGTCGGGACCGCGGTGTCCGTCTCCACCGACATGAACGAGGGCATCATCGCCCGCTTCCGCACCATGGCGATCCACCGCGGCTCCGTCCTCATCGGGCACGTCGTCGGCAGCGTGCTGCAGTGCGTCGCCAGCGTGGTCCTCGTCGGCGCCGTCGGCGTGGCCATCGGCTTCCGCTCCACCGATGCCACGGTCCTGGAGTGGCTGGCGGCGTTCGGGCTGCTCGCGCTGTTCTCCCTGGCGCTCACCTGGATCGCGGTCGGCATGGGCCTGTCCAGCCCGAACGCCGAGGCGGCCGCCAACAGCGCACAGCCGCTGATCCTCCTGCCGCTGATCTCCAGCGCCTTCATCCCGGCCGACACGATGCCGGGCTGGTTCCAGCCGATCGCCGAGTACCAGCCCTTCACGCCGGCCATCGAGACCCTGCGCGGCCTGCTGCTCGGCACTGAGATCGGCCACAACGGCTGGCTCGCCCTCGCCTGGTGCCTGGGCCTCGCGGTACTCGGCTACTTCTGGTCGGCCTCCAGGTTCAACAGCGACCCGAAGTAA
- a CDS encoding ATP-binding cassette domain-containing protein: protein MTDPAIAANGLRKSYGDKVVLDGIDLSVPEGTVFSLLGPNGAGKTTAVKILSTLISPDAGSGEIRVGGHDLAADPQAARAAIGVTGQFSAVDGLITGEENMLLMADLHHLSKRDGRRVTAELLDRFDLVDAAKKPASTYSGGMKRRLDIAMTLVGDPRIIFLDEPTTGLDPRSRHNMWQIIRELVTGGVTVFLTTQYLEEADELADRIAVLNDGRIAAEGSAAELKRLIPGGHVRLRFTDPAAYRSAASALSEVTRDDEALALQIPSGGTQRELRTVLDQLDSAGIEADELTVHTPDLDDVFFALTSPATIPHQPNQPNQPNQSNQSKETVR, encoded by the coding sequence ATGACCGACCCGGCCATCGCGGCGAACGGGCTGCGCAAGTCCTACGGCGACAAGGTCGTCCTCGACGGCATCGACCTGAGCGTCCCCGAAGGAACGGTCTTCTCCCTGCTCGGGCCGAACGGCGCCGGCAAGACCACCGCCGTCAAGATCCTCTCCACCCTCATCTCCCCCGACGCCGGCTCCGGCGAGATCCGCGTCGGTGGCCACGACCTCGCCGCCGACCCGCAGGCGGCCCGTGCCGCGATCGGTGTCACCGGGCAGTTCTCCGCCGTCGACGGCCTGATCACCGGCGAGGAGAACATGCTCCTCATGGCGGACCTGCACCACCTGTCCAAGCGCGACGGACGGCGCGTCACCGCCGAACTCCTGGACCGCTTCGACCTGGTGGACGCCGCGAAGAAACCCGCCTCCACCTACTCCGGCGGCATGAAACGCCGCCTCGACATCGCCATGACCCTCGTCGGCGACCCGCGGATCATCTTCCTCGACGAACCCACCACCGGCCTCGACCCCCGCTCCCGCCACAACATGTGGCAGATCATCCGCGAACTCGTCACCGGCGGCGTCACCGTCTTCCTCACCACCCAGTACCTGGAAGAGGCCGACGAACTCGCCGACCGTATCGCCGTCCTCAACGACGGCAGGATCGCCGCCGAAGGCAGCGCCGCGGAACTCAAGCGCCTCATCCCCGGCGGCCACGTCCGGCTCCGCTTCACCGACCCGGCCGCCTACCGGTCCGCCGCCTCCGCACTGTCCGAGGTGACCCGCGACGACGAAGCCCTCGCCCTGCAGATCCCCAGCGGCGGCACCCAGCGCGAACTGCGCACCGTACTCGACCAGTTGGACTCCGCCGGCATCGAGGCCGACGAACTCACCGTGCACACCCCCGACCTCGACGACGTGTTCTTCGCCCTCACCAGCCCCGCCACCATCCCCCACCAGCCCAACCAGCCCAACCAGCCCAACCAGTCCAACCAGTCCAAGGAGACCGTCCGATGA
- a CDS encoding DUF4097 family beta strand repeat-containing protein encodes MQKFDTPAPISAVLNIPAGRVQFIAADRTDTTVEVRPADATKGRDVRAAEQTTVDYRDGVLRIEAPKAKNELFGPSGTLEVTVQLPAGSRVEATAAAAEFRGVGRLGDVAIDGAHGKVKLDEAASARLTLLAGDALVGRLDGSAEITSGKGDLRITEAASGTVTLRTGHGEISIGAAAGVSASLDAGTSYGRIHNSLRNGEGAAAQLEIRATTGYGDITARSL; translated from the coding sequence ATGCAGAAGTTCGACACCCCCGCCCCGATCTCCGCCGTTCTGAACATCCCGGCCGGGCGTGTGCAGTTCATCGCCGCCGACCGGACCGACACCACCGTCGAGGTCCGGCCCGCCGACGCCACCAAGGGCCGCGACGTCAGGGCCGCCGAGCAGACCACGGTCGACTACCGCGACGGGGTTCTGCGGATCGAGGCACCGAAGGCGAAGAACGAGCTCTTCGGCCCCTCCGGAACCCTGGAGGTGACGGTCCAGCTGCCCGCCGGCTCCCGGGTCGAGGCGACGGCGGCAGCCGCCGAGTTCCGCGGCGTCGGCCGGCTGGGCGATGTCGCCATCGACGGCGCGCACGGGAAGGTCAAGCTCGACGAGGCCGCGAGCGCCCGTCTGACCCTCCTGGCCGGCGACGCCCTGGTCGGACGTCTGGACGGTTCCGCCGAAATCACCAGCGGCAAGGGCGACCTGCGCATCACCGAGGCCGCGAGCGGCACCGTCACCCTGCGCACCGGGCACGGCGAGATCTCCATCGGCGCCGCTGCCGGGGTCTCGGCCTCCCTGGACGCCGGCACCTCCTACGGCCGGATCCACAACTCGCTCAGGAACGGCGAGGGCGCCGCCGCCCAGCTCGAGATCCGCGCGACCACCGGCTACGGCGACATCACCGCCCGCAGCCTCTGA
- a CDS encoding helix-turn-helix domain-containing protein, protein MPGGRLTQQERQQIALGLADGLAYAEIARRLERPTSTITREVMRNGGPSAYRAEMAHRATERRAHRRRRQTTPREAQAPEQAHGRDAEAVREYEETFTTVMMASGMPTMMARVMACLTLTDSGSLTASELAQHLQVSPASISKAITFLDGQGMVRREQGERRRERYVVDDDVWYQSMMASARAIAQIVETARQGVGVLGTGTPAAARLENVARFLDFVGENTTRAAEQAREVLHTKPRTPAEGAAEPGSDHG, encoded by the coding sequence ATGCCGGGAGGCAGGCTCACTCAGCAGGAACGCCAGCAGATCGCGCTGGGGCTGGCCGACGGCCTCGCCTACGCGGAGATCGCCAGACGCCTCGAACGTCCGACCTCGACGATCACACGTGAGGTCATGCGCAACGGCGGCCCCAGCGCCTACCGCGCCGAGATGGCCCACCGCGCCACCGAACGCCGCGCCCACCGCCGCCGCCGCCAGACCACACCCCGTGAGGCGCAGGCGCCCGAGCAGGCTCACGGACGCGACGCCGAAGCCGTACGCGAGTACGAGGAGACGTTCACGACCGTCATGATGGCCTCGGGCATGCCCACGATGATGGCCCGGGTGATGGCCTGCCTCACCCTCACCGACAGCGGCAGCCTCACCGCGTCAGAACTGGCCCAGCACCTCCAGGTCAGCCCGGCGTCCATCTCCAAGGCGATCACGTTCCTCGACGGCCAGGGCATGGTCCGCCGGGAACAGGGTGAACGCCGCCGCGAGCGCTACGTCGTCGACGACGACGTCTGGTACCAGTCGATGATGGCCAGCGCCCGCGCCATCGCCCAGATCGTGGAGACCGCCCGCCAGGGCGTCGGCGTGCTCGGCACCGGCACTCCCGCCGCCGCACGCCTGGAGAACGTCGCCCGCTTCCTCGACTTCGTCGGCGAGAACACCACCCGCGCCGCGGAACAGGCCCGCGAGGTCCTCCACACCAAACCCCGAACGCCCGCGGAGGGCGCTGCCGAGCCCGGCTCGGACCACGGATAG
- a CDS encoding carboxylesterase/lipase family protein, whose amino-acid sequence MTADRQGPVVRTPHGTVRGTYEHGDGYEDGIAVFRGIPYAAPPFGARRFRPPSPPESWAGVRDAVDFGPTPPKPPYSEAFARYLSDPVVPGDDCLNLNVWTPEPGRGARLPVMVWIHGGALTRGSSAVPVYDGAAFARDGVVLVSLNYRLGVEGYGLFPDAPANLGLRDQLAALEWVRESIAGFGGDPDRVTLSGQSAGAISVGALLAVPRARGLFRRAVLQSGPPEALDRDKVRRMVRRMATRLKVPATAVAFAAVDRSTLVEAQAEVGRLSSPVLGGPAFGIVVDGELLPTDPLEALTEHGAAPGVDLLMGWTRDEHRLWFVPGGLQERVDRLGTVALAGARARCRCGPELPHGYRDLHPDKGTADLVGRLVTDHLLRVPLHRVADARLGQARSYLYEFAWSSGIPALGSCHALELGFVFDTCDTPAAARLAGGSAPRDLADALHSAWVRFATDGTPGWPAWDPTHPVRVFDTAGGPDAPGGIRVALGPYDPELALWDADARRPRRVQGAGTFVTSGGGPLPALPALRRFRRSP is encoded by the coding sequence ATGACGGCAGACCGGCAGGGCCCCGTGGTCAGGACACCGCACGGGACCGTACGCGGCACGTACGAGCACGGGGACGGCTACGAGGACGGGATAGCGGTCTTCCGGGGCATCCCGTACGCGGCCCCGCCCTTCGGCGCCCGCCGGTTCCGCCCACCCTCCCCGCCCGAGTCCTGGGCGGGGGTGCGTGACGCCGTCGACTTCGGGCCGACGCCTCCGAAACCGCCGTACTCGGAGGCGTTCGCCCGCTATCTGTCGGACCCCGTCGTGCCGGGCGACGACTGCCTCAACCTGAACGTGTGGACACCGGAGCCGGGCCGCGGCGCCCGCCTGCCCGTCATGGTCTGGATCCACGGCGGCGCCCTCACCCGGGGCTCGTCGGCGGTCCCGGTCTACGACGGCGCCGCCTTCGCCCGCGACGGTGTGGTGCTGGTGTCCCTCAACTACCGCCTGGGCGTGGAGGGTTACGGCCTCTTCCCGGACGCCCCGGCCAACCTGGGACTGCGCGACCAGCTGGCCGCGCTGGAGTGGGTGCGGGAGTCGATCGCCGGGTTCGGCGGCGACCCGGACCGGGTGACCCTGTCCGGCCAGTCGGCGGGCGCCATCAGCGTCGGCGCGCTGCTGGCCGTCCCCCGCGCGCGGGGCCTGTTCCGGCGCGCCGTCCTGCAGAGCGGGCCGCCGGAGGCCTTGGACCGGGACAAGGTGCGCCGCATGGTCCGTCGGATGGCGACGCGGCTGAAGGTGCCGGCGACCGCCGTGGCCTTCGCCGCGGTGGACCGGTCCACTCTCGTCGAGGCGCAGGCCGAGGTCGGCCGCCTCAGCAGCCCGGTGCTGGGCGGTCCCGCCTTCGGGATCGTCGTCGACGGCGAGCTGCTGCCCACCGACCCGCTGGAGGCCCTGACCGAGCACGGAGCGGCCCCCGGGGTCGACCTCCTCATGGGCTGGACCCGTGACGAACACCGTCTCTGGTTCGTCCCCGGCGGCCTCCAGGAACGCGTCGACCGCCTCGGCACGGTCGCCCTGGCCGGTGCCCGCGCCCGCTGCCGCTGCGGTCCCGAGCTGCCCCACGGCTACCGCGACCTGCACCCCGACAAGGGCACCGCCGACCTGGTCGGCAGGCTCGTCACCGACCACCTTCTCCGCGTCCCCCTGCACCGCGTGGCGGACGCCCGCCTCGGCCAGGCCCGGTCCTACCTCTACGAGTTCGCATGGTCCTCCGGCATCCCCGCCCTCGGCTCCTGCCACGCCCTCGAACTCGGCTTCGTCTTCGACACCTGTGACACCCCCGCCGCCGCCAGGCTCGCCGGCGGGAGCGCCCCACGCGACCTCGCCGACGCGCTGCACTCCGCCTGGGTCCGCTTCGCGACGGACGGCACCCCCGGCTGGCCCGCCTGGGACCCCACCCACCCGGTCCGCGTCTTCGACACGGCGGGCGGCCCGGACGCCCCGGGCGGCATCCGGGTGGCCCTCGGCCCCTACGACCCCGAACTCGCCCTCTGGGACGCGGACGCCAGACGCCCCCGAAGAGTCCAGGGCGCGGGCACCTTCGTCACCTCCGGCGGAGGCCCGCTCCCGGCCCTCCCGGCCCTGCGCCGCTTCCGCCGAAGTCCGTGA
- a CDS encoding alginate lyase family protein, producing the protein MSRTSPHTNPEHLAHEGELSRRGLLGTVGGLTAALALGAAFTPTIAEAAPATFTHPGMLHAYGELNRAKVRVAAGDDPWLSGWNRLTANSHSASTWTPNPQATIIRGGTGQNYGILYNDIHAAYQNALRWKIAGTTANGDAAVRILNAWSSTLTGVTGNADRFLAAGIYGHQFANAAELMRGYSGFDLDRFRTMMLNVFYPLNNQFLNTHNDACVTNYWANWDLCTMNSILAIGILCDDAAKYDQAVTYFKTGAGNGSLAHAVPYLHTDSAGHALGQWQEAGRDQGHSVMGIGQMGAFCETAWSQGDDLYGHDGNRFMKGAQYVAKYNLGQDVPFTTYTWGSGQNCAQQTHTAVSSTSRGQLRPVWDLVHYHYARRRGLSVPYITAMAEQVRPEGGGGDYGSASGGYDQLGFGTLMYAK; encoded by the coding sequence ATGAGCCGCACTTCCCCCCACACGAACCCCGAACACCTCGCCCACGAGGGCGAGTTGAGCCGCCGCGGTCTGCTCGGGACCGTCGGCGGTCTCACCGCCGCCCTCGCGCTGGGTGCCGCCTTCACCCCCACGATCGCGGAGGCGGCCCCGGCCACCTTCACCCACCCCGGCATGCTGCACGCCTACGGCGAACTCAACCGCGCCAAGGTGCGGGTGGCGGCCGGAGACGACCCGTGGCTGTCCGGCTGGAACCGTCTGACGGCCAACTCGCACTCCGCGAGCACCTGGACGCCCAACCCACAGGCCACGATCATCCGCGGTGGAACGGGCCAGAACTACGGCATCCTCTACAACGACATCCACGCCGCCTACCAGAACGCGCTGCGCTGGAAGATCGCCGGCACCACCGCCAACGGCGACGCGGCGGTCCGTATCCTCAACGCCTGGTCGTCGACGCTCACCGGCGTCACCGGCAACGCCGACCGGTTCCTGGCCGCCGGGATCTACGGCCACCAGTTCGCCAACGCCGCCGAGCTCATGCGCGGCTACAGCGGGTTCGACCTGGACCGCTTCAGGACGATGATGCTCAACGTCTTCTACCCGCTCAACAACCAGTTCCTGAACACCCACAACGACGCCTGCGTCACCAACTACTGGGCCAACTGGGACCTGTGCACCATGAACTCGATCCTCGCGATCGGGATCCTCTGCGACGACGCCGCCAAGTACGACCAGGCCGTCACCTACTTCAAGACCGGCGCGGGCAACGGCTCCCTCGCCCACGCCGTCCCGTACCTCCACACCGACTCCGCAGGCCATGCCCTCGGCCAGTGGCAGGAGGCAGGCCGCGACCAGGGCCACAGCGTCATGGGCATCGGCCAGATGGGCGCCTTCTGCGAGACGGCCTGGTCGCAGGGCGACGACCTCTACGGCCACGACGGCAACCGGTTCATGAAGGGCGCCCAGTACGTCGCCAAGTACAACCTCGGCCAGGACGTCCCCTTCACCACCTACACCTGGGGCAGCGGCCAGAACTGCGCCCAGCAGACCCACACCGCCGTCTCCTCGACGAGCCGGGGCCAGCTCCGCCCGGTGTGGGACCTCGTCCACTACCACTACGCACGGCGCCGGGGCCTGTCCGTCCCGTACATCACCGCCATGGCCGAACAGGTCCGCCCCGAGGGCGGCGGCGGTGACTACGGCTCGGCCAGCGGCGGCTACGACCAGCTGGGCTTCGGCACCCTGATGTACGCCAAATAG